A genomic stretch from Caulobacter sp. FWC2 includes:
- a CDS encoding pseudouridine synthase, whose translation MSKALMARLDRLLANLGYGSRKEVQALVASGKVVLDGKVLKDAGLRVAVDANLPERMTIRGVAVDPPAPLVLLMHKPLGVTCSHKEDGEKIYDLLPRRWRVRDPALSTVGRLDKDTSGLILITDDGDFLHRVISPKRHVPKTYLAKLDRPLAGSEGEVFAAGTLMLEGEDKPLLPAQLDVVDDKTARLTITEGRYHQVRRMFAAVGNHVVTLHRERIGGLTLPADLEPGQYRILPADEAESVFAHG comes from the coding sequence ATGAGCAAGGCCCTCATGGCCCGGCTGGACCGGCTGTTGGCCAACCTCGGCTACGGCAGTCGCAAGGAGGTCCAGGCCCTGGTCGCCAGCGGCAAGGTCGTGCTGGACGGCAAGGTCCTGAAGGACGCCGGCCTTCGCGTCGCCGTCGACGCTAACCTGCCTGAGCGCATGACCATTCGCGGCGTCGCCGTCGACCCGCCGGCTCCGCTGGTGCTGCTGATGCACAAGCCGCTGGGCGTGACCTGCTCGCACAAGGAAGACGGCGAAAAGATCTACGACCTGCTGCCGCGCCGCTGGCGGGTGCGGGACCCGGCCCTGTCGACCGTCGGGCGCCTGGACAAGGACACCAGCGGCCTGATCCTGATCACCGACGACGGCGACTTTCTGCACCGGGTGATCTCGCCCAAGCGGCATGTGCCCAAGACCTATCTGGCTAAGCTTGACCGACCGCTGGCCGGCTCGGAGGGCGAGGTCTTCGCCGCCGGCACGCTGATGCTGGAGGGCGAGGACAAGCCGCTGTTGCCGGCCCAGCTCGACGTCGTCGACGACAAGACCGCCCGGCTGACCATCACCGAGGGCCGCTATCACCAGGTTCGCCGGATGTTCGCCGCCGTCGGCAACCACGTGGTCACGCTGCACCGCGAGCGGATCGGCGGTCTCACCCTGCCCGCCGACCTGGAGCCTGGCCAATATCGCATCCTGCCGGCCGACGAAGCCGAGTCGGTGTTCGCCCATGGCTGA
- a CDS encoding CaiB/BaiF CoA-transferase family protein produces the protein MGQGPLSGLKIVEFAGIGPGPFCGMLLSDLGADVVRIDRKGQGRGSPADVTARGRRSVALDLKHPEAIETCLKLLESADGLIEGFRPGVMERLGLGPDVALARNPKLVYGRMTGWGQTGPYAKAAGHDMNYIAITGALAAIGTRDKPVPPLNLVGDFGGGALYLAFGLLAGVIHARATGQGQVIDCAMSDGAASLMAMFYGFKAGGMWNEGRRANLLDGGAHFYDTYECADGKWISIGSIEPQFYLLLLEKTGISDPQFQHQMSREEWPELREKLAAVIKTKSRDDWCAIMDATDVCFAPVLTMDEAPRHAHNAARETFVEVAGVVQPAPAPRFSATPGVIQGPPPKIGAHNDEALADWGFSADAIAGLKAAGAL, from the coding sequence ATGGGCCAGGGGCCGCTTTCGGGACTGAAGATCGTCGAGTTCGCCGGCATCGGTCCGGGACCGTTCTGCGGCATGCTGCTGTCGGATCTCGGCGCGGACGTGGTGCGGATCGACCGCAAGGGCCAGGGGCGCGGCTCGCCGGCCGATGTCACGGCGCGCGGCCGCCGTTCCGTGGCGTTGGATCTCAAGCATCCCGAGGCGATCGAGACCTGCCTGAAGCTGCTGGAAAGCGCCGACGGCCTGATCGAGGGCTTCCGACCGGGGGTCATGGAGCGCCTGGGTCTTGGGCCCGACGTGGCTCTGGCTCGCAACCCAAAGCTCGTTTACGGCCGCATGACAGGCTGGGGCCAGACGGGGCCCTACGCCAAGGCCGCCGGCCACGACATGAACTACATCGCCATCACCGGGGCCTTGGCCGCGATCGGGACGCGCGACAAGCCCGTGCCGCCGCTGAACCTGGTCGGGGACTTCGGGGGCGGGGCGCTATATCTCGCCTTCGGCCTGCTGGCTGGGGTGATCCACGCCCGCGCGACGGGGCAGGGCCAGGTGATCGACTGCGCCATGAGCGACGGCGCGGCTTCGCTGATGGCCATGTTCTATGGCTTCAAGGCCGGCGGCATGTGGAACGAAGGTCGGCGAGCCAACCTACTCGACGGCGGCGCGCACTTCTATGACACCTATGAATGCGCCGACGGCAAGTGGATCTCGATCGGCTCGATCGAGCCGCAGTTCTACCTGCTGCTGCTGGAGAAGACCGGGATTTCCGACCCGCAGTTCCAGCATCAGATGAGCCGCGAGGAGTGGCCGGAACTGCGTGAGAAGCTGGCGGCCGTCATCAAGACCAAGTCCCGCGACGACTGGTGCGCGATCATGGACGCCACGGACGTCTGTTTCGCTCCCGTCCTGACCATGGACGAGGCGCCCCGTCACGCGCACAACGCCGCCCGCGAGACCTTTGTCGAGGTCGCCGGCGTCGTCCAGCCCGCGCCCGCCCCGCGCTTCTCGGCCACGCCGGGCGTCATCCAAGGACCGCCGCCGAAGATCGGCGCCCACAATGACGAGGCCCTGGCCGACTGGGGATTCTCGGCCGACGCCATCGCGGGGTTGAAGGCGGCCGGAGCCCTCTGA
- a CDS encoding class I SAM-dependent methyltransferase yields MSASNTAIYGQADHDLAPSAADAVQLSPLVVGTGDIASVADESFAAVTVRAPAGAVERRFVLAQALRVLAQGGRMTAFAPKDRGGLRLKKELEALGCEVGESARRHNRICLVVRPAVIKGLAEAIAAGAPRQISENGLWTQPGVFSWDRLDAGTNALLQVLPPFAGTGADFGAGIGLLALNVLAEPKVTKLTLVELDRRALDAARRNVADPRADFVWGDVRQTALTDLDFIVSNPPFHEGGGEDKTLGQAFIASAAGALRKGGLLWIVANRHLPYEAILGESFAKVRLAAEGGGYKVFEARK; encoded by the coding sequence ATGTCGGCTTCCAATACCGCGATCTATGGCCAAGCCGATCATGACCTGGCGCCGTCCGCGGCGGACGCCGTACAGCTGTCGCCGCTGGTCGTCGGCACCGGCGACATCGCCTCGGTGGCGGACGAATCCTTCGCCGCCGTGACCGTCCGCGCGCCCGCCGGCGCGGTGGAGCGACGATTTGTCCTCGCCCAGGCGTTGCGCGTCCTGGCCCAGGGCGGCCGCATGACCGCCTTCGCGCCGAAGGATCGCGGCGGCCTGCGCCTGAAGAAGGAACTCGAGGCTCTGGGCTGCGAGGTCGGCGAGAGCGCCCGTCGCCACAACCGCATCTGCCTCGTGGTCCGCCCCGCCGTGATAAAAGGCCTGGCCGAGGCCATCGCCGCCGGAGCGCCGCGTCAGATTTCAGAGAACGGCCTGTGGACCCAGCCCGGCGTGTTCAGCTGGGACCGCCTGGACGCCGGCACCAACGCCCTGCTCCAGGTCCTGCCGCCGTTCGCCGGGACCGGCGCCGATTTCGGCGCGGGCATCGGTCTCCTCGCCCTCAACGTCCTGGCCGAGCCCAAGGTCACCAAGCTGACCCTGGTCGAGCTGGATCGCCGGGCGCTGGACGCCGCCCGCCGCAACGTCGCCGATCCGCGCGCCGACTTCGTCTGGGGCGACGTCCGTCAGACCGCATTGACGGATCTGGACTTCATCGTCAGCAACCCCCCGTTCCACGAGGGCGGCGGTGAGGACAAGACCTTGGGCCAGGCCTTCATCGCCTCGGCCGCCGGCGCCCTGCGCAAGGGCGGCCTGCTGTGGATCGTGGCCAATCGCCATCTGCCCTACGAGGCGATCCTCGGCGAGAGCTTCGCCAAGGTCCGGCTGGCCGCCGAGGGCGGCGGCTACAAGGTCTTCGAGGCCCGCAAGTAA
- the tmk gene encoding dTMP kinase, which produces MTQGSFISFEGGEGAGKSTQIRRLAERLQAAGHDVVVTREPGGSPGAEAIRELLVNGSADRWSPVTETLLMYASRRDHLERVIRPALAQGKVVLCDRFADSTRAYQGAGGDAPASLIAALEDHVLSGTLPTLTLILDLPAEVGLQRAETRGGAARFESKGLDFHQRLRAGYLEIARQEPERCVVIDADAELDAVTAAIAEAVTQRLDL; this is translated from the coding sequence GTGACCCAGGGTTCTTTCATCAGTTTCGAAGGCGGGGAGGGGGCGGGCAAGTCCACCCAGATCCGCCGCCTGGCCGAGCGGCTGCAAGCGGCTGGCCATGACGTCGTCGTCACCCGGGAGCCGGGCGGCAGCCCCGGCGCCGAGGCGATCCGGGAGTTACTGGTCAACGGTTCGGCCGATCGCTGGTCTCCGGTCACCGAGACCCTGTTGATGTACGCCTCGCGCCGCGACCACCTGGAGCGGGTTATTCGTCCGGCGCTGGCGCAGGGCAAGGTCGTGCTGTGTGACCGCTTCGCCGATTCCACCCGGGCCTATCAGGGCGCGGGCGGCGATGCGCCGGCCAGCCTGATCGCGGCGCTGGAGGATCACGTTCTGAGCGGTACGCTGCCGACCCTGACCTTGATCCTCGATCTGCCGGCCGAGGTTGGTCTGCAACGCGCCGAGACACGGGGCGGCGCGGCGCGGTTCGAATCCAAGGGGCTCGACTTCCACCAGCGCCTGCGCGCCGGCTATCTGGAGATCGCCCGCCAGGAGCCCGAGCGCTGCGTCGTCATCGACGCCGACGCCGAGTTGGACGCCGTGACCGCCGCGATCGCCGAGGCCGTGACTCAGCGGCTGGATCTCTGA
- a CDS encoding septal ring lytic transglycosylase RlpA family protein — protein sequence MNQRIDQVWRIARNLGLMALAAVSLAACATPKYDLGKSGYTASARNETSRGSSPRSGSTVGRDGKPLRGTEKPYQINGVWYYPRQDKDYNVVGVGSWYGAQFHNRRTSNGEVFDMDIPSAAHKTLPLPSLVEVTNLDNGKKMIVRVNDRGPFVGDRVIDLSKAAAQQLGYYRQGVARVRVKYVGPAPKNAFDGPRQYAVTQTAPPPPPRERSFDDIQEPTQRVQVIPSREPDPDWSAPVPQSAPPINPPDRVYASASRSGFRVQAGSFSSRENAEKAVRQLSGAGEAKIDAIERASGTLYRVTVSAGPNEGEAWSLRQRVESLGYQGATVLRP from the coding sequence ATGAACCAGCGTATCGATCAGGTTTGGCGAATTGCGCGCAACCTGGGCCTGATGGCCCTGGCGGCCGTGAGCCTCGCCGCCTGCGCCACGCCGAAATACGATCTAGGCAAGTCCGGCTACACGGCCAGCGCCCGCAACGAGACCTCGCGCGGTTCGTCGCCGCGCTCCGGCTCGACGGTCGGCCGCGACGGCAAGCCGTTGCGCGGCACCGAAAAGCCCTATCAGATCAACGGTGTCTGGTACTATCCGCGCCAGGACAAGGACTACAACGTCGTCGGCGTTGGTTCGTGGTACGGCGCGCAGTTCCACAACCGCCGCACGTCAAACGGCGAAGTCTTCGACATGGACATCCCGTCGGCGGCCCATAAGACCCTGCCTCTGCCGAGCCTGGTCGAGGTGACCAATCTCGACAACGGCAAGAAGATGATCGTGCGGGTCAACGACCGCGGGCCGTTCGTCGGCGATCGCGTCATCGACCTGTCCAAGGCCGCTGCTCAACAGCTAGGCTATTACCGTCAGGGCGTCGCCCGCGTGCGGGTGAAATATGTCGGCCCGGCCCCCAAGAACGCCTTCGATGGCCCGCGCCAGTACGCCGTCACCCAGACCGCGCCGCCGCCTCCGCCGCGCGAGCGCAGCTTCGACGATATCCAGGAACCGACCCAGCGCGTGCAGGTCATCCCGTCGCGCGAGCCCGATCCGGACTGGAGCGCGCCCGTCCCGCAGTCGGCCCCGCCGATCAATCCGCCCGATCGCGTCTATGCCTCGGCTAGCAGGTCCGGTTTCCGGGTCCAGGCCGGCTCGTTCTCCAGCCGCGAGAACGCCGAGAAGGCCGTGCGCCAGCTTTCGGGCGCGGGTGAGGCGAAGATCGACGCCATCGAGCGGGCCAGCGGCACGCTTTACCGCGTCACCGTGTCGGCCGGTCCGAACGAGGGCGAGGCCTGGAGCCTGCGCCAGCGGGTCGAGTCGCTGGGCTATCAGGGCGCGACGGTTCTTCGTCCGTAA
- a CDS encoding sulfurtransferase TusA family protein → MADPILVDARGHHCPVPTLKLRKAHETAAPGAELVLLATDPMARIDVPHFAAQIGATVLEITDQDGGVIRFRVQKAS, encoded by the coding sequence ATGGCTGATCCGATCCTGGTCGACGCCCGCGGCCATCACTGCCCAGTGCCCACACTGAAGCTGCGCAAGGCCCACGAGACCGCCGCGCCGGGCGCTGAACTTGTCCTGCTGGCCACCGATCCGATGGCCCGGATCGACGTCCCGCACTTCGCCGCTCAGATCGGCGCGACCGTGCTGGAGATCACCGACCAGGACGGCGGCGTCATCCGTTTTCGAGTTCAGAAGGCGTCTTAA
- a CDS encoding YihY/virulence factor BrkB family protein, with translation MVRRMQDPQHQIRWRDLQLDPIHWVREILRVLGLALSRLWGRDVMLYVGGVSFFALLAVFPGLAILIGLYSFFLTPESAARQATKLAELIPSGARSMFQDELSRLAHAPGQTISLQSGVVLVVGAYAAHRGFKALLAGLSFIHDEEDQRGFFGFNLMALLVLMAAFGLLFFMSGVFLTLRLLGSAMDLKPLAGVSWIQSEWTWASFGIVVGMSLVYRYAMSREVVGWRASISGGVAAAALCVFMSWASAFYVEKIVHLGATYGSISAVIIFLIWLSWSVNAIFFGGALATEVEIALDERPRALLEGPRAIPLKTPSELENG, from the coding sequence ATGGTCCGCCGGATGCAAGATCCGCAGCACCAAATTCGTTGGCGCGACCTTCAGCTTGATCCGATCCACTGGGTTCGTGAAATCCTCCGCGTTCTGGGCTTGGCCCTGTCGCGCCTGTGGGGCCGCGACGTCATGCTGTACGTCGGTGGCGTCTCGTTTTTCGCGCTGCTGGCCGTGTTTCCCGGACTGGCGATTCTGATCGGCCTCTACAGCTTCTTCCTGACGCCCGAGAGCGCCGCGCGCCAGGCGACCAAGCTGGCCGAACTGATTCCCTCCGGGGCCCGCTCGATGTTCCAGGACGAGCTTTCGCGCCTGGCCCACGCGCCCGGCCAGACCATTTCGCTGCAGAGCGGTGTCGTGCTGGTCGTCGGCGCCTATGCCGCCCATCGCGGCTTCAAGGCGCTGCTGGCGGGGCTATCGTTCATCCACGACGAGGAGGACCAGCGTGGCTTCTTCGGGTTCAACCTGATGGCGTTGCTGGTGTTGATGGCTGCTTTTGGCCTGCTGTTCTTCATGTCCGGCGTGTTCCTGACCCTGCGCCTGCTGGGCTCGGCCATGGATCTGAAGCCGCTGGCCGGGGTCTCGTGGATCCAGTCGGAATGGACCTGGGCCAGCTTCGGCATCGTGGTCGGGATGAGCCTTGTCTACCGCTACGCCATGTCGCGCGAGGTGGTCGGCTGGCGCGCTTCGATCTCGGGCGGCGTCGCGGCGGCGGCCCTCTGCGTGTTCATGTCGTGGGCCAGCGCCTTCTATGTCGAGAAGATTGTCCACCTGGGCGCGACCTACGGCTCGATCTCGGCGGTGATCATCTTCCTGATCTGGCTGTCGTGGAGCGTGAACGCCATCTTCTTCGGCGGGGCCCTGGCCACCGAGGTCGAGATCGCCCTGGACGAACGCCCGCGCGCCCTCCTGGAAGGGCCAAGGGCGATCCCCCTTAAGACGCCTTCTGAACTCGAAAACGGATGA
- a CDS encoding diguanylate cyclase domain-containing protein: protein MAVDARILIVARDDVRAGPLAEGLDRLGWRTITARGPYAALAALGDLPIEAVIVDLASAGPETQTLARRLKAAVAPRRLPVIAIGDPDGDYRNQAFDLTLSPPLHPSQAALRLESLVRTAIAEEEFELRLETFGERGRRLDLPEPPDTPVRILAVGEPAPQFLALSNALQASGAEVVGAFTAYTAFDYLHERAFDSVVLWAGDSQQEALSIAAGMRRNTRLFHIPALLYLKAESYVTMSEAFHRGVSDVASPETPEIETALRVMELARSYRRGESIRGALEKARSSGLMDAATGLFTRDLFAAHLARLAKAAIERARPLSICVLRVADKPETVWARQNGWLDRAIPQIGSMIGRLVRVEDTSARLATEVFALALPATNLGAAKAAAERIAAVIGCTAFDAGEDRPPFVCEFDIGVAEVQQGEGAVRTLERAAANALRREAS from the coding sequence TTGGCGGTTGACGCCCGGATCCTGATCGTGGCGCGCGACGATGTTCGCGCCGGACCGCTGGCCGAAGGGCTGGACCGGTTGGGCTGGCGCACGATCACCGCCCGCGGCCCCTATGCCGCCCTCGCCGCTTTGGGCGACCTGCCGATCGAGGCGGTCATCGTCGACCTGGCCAGCGCCGGTCCCGAGACCCAGACCCTGGCGCGCCGGCTGAAGGCCGCCGTGGCCCCCCGCCGTCTGCCGGTCATCGCCATCGGCGACCCGGACGGCGATTATCGCAATCAGGCCTTCGACCTGACCCTCTCGCCGCCGCTGCACCCGTCCCAGGCTGCCCTGCGCCTGGAGAGCCTGGTGCGGACGGCGATCGCCGAGGAAGAGTTCGAGCTGCGCCTGGAGACCTTCGGCGAGCGCGGCCGGCGCCTCGATCTGCCCGAGCCCCCGGACACGCCGGTTCGGATCCTGGCGGTGGGCGAACCGGCCCCGCAGTTCCTGGCCCTGTCCAACGCCCTACAAGCGAGTGGAGCGGAGGTGGTCGGCGCTTTCACCGCCTACACGGCCTTCGACTACCTGCACGAGCGGGCCTTCGACTCGGTGGTGCTCTGGGCCGGCGACAGCCAGCAGGAAGCGCTGTCGATCGCGGCCGGCATGCGCCGCAACACCCGCCTCTTCCACATCCCGGCCCTGCTCTATCTGAAGGCCGAGAGCTATGTGACCATGTCCGAGGCGTTCCATCGCGGCGTGTCCGATGTGGCCTCGCCCGAAACGCCCGAGATCGAGACGGCCCTGCGCGTCATGGAGCTGGCCCGCAGCTACCGGCGCGGCGAGTCGATCCGCGGCGCGCTGGAAAAGGCCCGCAGCTCGGGCTTGATGGACGCCGCCACCGGCCTCTTCACCCGCGACCTGTTCGCCGCCCACCTGGCGCGCCTGGCCAAGGCCGCGATCGAGCGCGCCCGGCCTTTGTCGATCTGCGTGCTGCGCGTCGCCGACAAGCCCGAGACCGTCTGGGCTCGCCAGAACGGCTGGCTGGACCGCGCCATCCCGCAGATCGGGTCTATGATCGGCCGCCTGGTCCGCGTCGAGGACACCTCGGCCCGCCTGGCGACCGAAGTCTTCGCCCTGGCCTTGCCGGCGACCAATCTGGGCGCGGCTAAGGCCGCCGCGGAACGGATCGCCGCCGTAATCGGCTGCACCGCCTTCGACGCCGGCGAGGATCGCCCGCCGTTCGTCTGCGAATTCGACATCGGGGTGGCCGAGGTCCAGCAAGGCGAAGGCGCCGTCCGGACCCTCGAGCGCGCCGCCGCCAACGCCCTGCGCCGCGAAGCCAGCTGA
- a CDS encoding DEAD/DEAH box helicase, with protein sequence MPFPASHPALERALAAQGYAEPTPVQAAVLEADAEGRDLLVSAQTGSGKTVAFGLAAAPTLLGDEEILGRAGAPLCLVIAPTRELAIQVNRELTWLYAQAMAVVVNCVGGMDARREQRALNYGAHIVVGTPGRLRDHIERGHLDLSELKVAVLDEADEMLDMGFREDLEFILDAAPAERRTLLFSATLAREIVQLAKNYQNDAVRIDTVGRNEPHRDIEYRAVRVAPNEVEHAVVNLLRFFESPGALVFCNTRESVRAMHSKLRERGFDVVGLSGELSQRERADALQALRDGHARVCVATDVAARGLDLPDLGLVIHAELPVNKATLLHRSGRTGRAGKKGVSALVVPYTRRRKAEQLLMAAGVEGHWGGAPTADEIRVKDTERLLDDPIFDEPAVEEDTALAEAMLAKRTPLEIAAALIRTRRAKLPAPEEIYDDPRHGADPGPRGREPREPREFGGERDFGERSERVSMDGSAWFRLNTGRRNNADPKWLIPLICRLGHITKKDIGSIRIFDYDTKFEISAEAAVKFGAAVQQTVREDVSITPTAAPAAREAGPRREYAPRPPRDNDAPREYKPRPSSYGDDGVSNAKPYGRGEEPKGDYKPREFKPRAPRGDDAPRDFKPRAPRDEAPRPYSPQDSDSPKRAYKPRAEAGTDAPREFKRAPRPDGDGPKKPFKKAFGDNAAGAKPYTPKPYAGKRDDAGAGKPFKGPKPFKAKSFDGKPAGKPFKKK encoded by the coding sequence ATGCCCTTCCCCGCCTCCCACCCCGCTCTCGAGCGGGCTCTCGCCGCGCAAGGCTATGCCGAGCCCACCCCCGTCCAGGCCGCCGTGCTGGAAGCCGACGCCGAAGGCCGCGACCTGCTGGTCAGCGCCCAGACCGGCTCGGGCAAGACCGTGGCCTTCGGCCTGGCCGCCGCCCCCACCCTGCTGGGTGACGAAGAGATTCTCGGCCGCGCCGGCGCCCCGCTGTGCCTGGTCATCGCCCCGACCCGCGAACTGGCCATCCAGGTCAATCGCGAGCTGACCTGGCTTTACGCCCAGGCTATGGCCGTGGTGGTCAACTGCGTCGGCGGCATGGACGCCCGTCGCGAGCAGCGCGCCCTGAACTACGGCGCCCACATCGTGGTCGGCACGCCTGGCCGCCTGCGCGACCACATCGAGCGCGGCCACCTGGACCTGTCGGAGCTTAAGGTCGCCGTCCTCGACGAAGCCGACGAGATGCTCGACATGGGCTTCCGCGAAGATCTCGAGTTCATCCTCGACGCCGCCCCGGCCGAGCGCCGCACCCTGCTGTTCTCGGCCACCCTGGCGCGCGAGATCGTGCAACTGGCGAAGAACTACCAGAACGACGCCGTCCGCATCGACACCGTCGGCCGCAACGAACCGCACCGCGACATCGAATATCGCGCCGTCCGCGTCGCGCCCAACGAGGTTGAGCACGCGGTCGTCAACCTGCTGCGCTTCTTCGAAAGCCCGGGCGCGCTGGTGTTCTGCAACACCCGCGAAAGCGTTCGCGCCATGCACAGCAAGCTGCGCGAGCGCGGCTTCGACGTTGTCGGTCTGTCGGGCGAACTCTCCCAGCGCGAACGCGCCGACGCCCTTCAAGCCCTGCGGGACGGCCACGCCCGCGTCTGCGTCGCCACCGACGTCGCCGCCCGTGGCCTGGACCTTCCGGACCTGGGCTTGGTCATCCACGCCGAACTGCCGGTCAACAAGGCCACCCTGCTGCACCGCTCGGGCCGCACCGGCCGGGCCGGCAAGAAGGGCGTCAGCGCCCTGGTCGTCCCCTACACCCGCCGCCGTAAGGCCGAGCAGCTACTGATGGCCGCTGGCGTCGAAGGCCATTGGGGCGGCGCCCCGACCGCCGACGAGATCCGCGTCAAGGACACCGAGCGTCTGCTCGACGACCCGATCTTCGACGAGCCAGCGGTGGAAGAAGACACCGCCCTGGCCGAGGCCATGCTGGCCAAGCGCACACCGCTGGAAATCGCAGCGGCCCTGATCCGCACCCGCCGCGCCAAGCTGCCGGCCCCGGAAGAGATCTATGACGATCCGCGCCACGGCGCCGATCCGGGCCCGCGCGGCCGCGAACCGCGTGAGCCTCGCGAATTCGGCGGCGAACGCGATTTCGGTGAACGCTCCGAGCGCGTCAGCATGGACGGTTCGGCGTGGTTCCGCCTCAACACCGGCCGCCGCAACAACGCCGACCCCAAGTGGCTCATCCCGCTGATCTGCCGTCTGGGCCACATCACCAAGAAGGACATCGGCTCGATCCGGATCTTCGACTACGACACCAAGTTCGAGATCTCGGCCGAGGCGGCCGTCAAGTTCGGCGCAGCGGTCCAGCAGACGGTGCGCGAAGACGTCTCGATCACCCCGACGGCCGCGCCGGCCGCGCGCGAAGCCGGTCCGCGCCGCGAATATGCGCCGCGTCCGCCTCGTGACAACGACGCTCCGCGCGAGTACAAGCCGCGCCCGTCCAGCTACGGCGACGACGGCGTCAGCAACGCCAAGCCGTACGGCCGTGGCGAAGAGCCGAAGGGTGACTACAAGCCTCGCGAGTTCAAGCCCCGCGCTCCGCGTGGCGATGACGCCCCGCGCGACTTCAAACCGCGCGCGCCGCGTGATGAAGCGCCGCGTCCGTATTCGCCGCAGGATTCCGACAGCCCCAAGCGCGCCTACAAGCCGCGCGCCGAAGCTGGCACGGATGCGCCGCGCGAATTCAAGCGCGCTCCGCGTCCGGACGGCGATGGTCCGAAGAAGCCCTTCAAGAAGGCGTTTGGCGACAATGCCGCCGGCGCCAAGCCGTACACGCCCAAGCCCTATGCCGGTAAGCGCGACGACGCGGGCGCCGGTAAGCCTTTCAAGGGTCCCAAGCCCTTCAAGGCCAAGAGCTTCGACGGCAAGCCGGCCGGCAAGCCGTTCAAGAAGAAGTAG
- a CDS encoding DsbA family oxidoreductase — protein MAQQPQTAPLIIDVVADVVCPWCYLGWRRLKSALALRPDVEAKLIWRPYQLDPTLPEEGVDRKQYMASKFRDPEKLKAVHAALVEGGAEEGIRFDFEAIEFSPNTNAAHRLIRWALTAGAQDEVVEALFKAYFTDGLDIGDPMVLGDIAEAAGMERLVVLQLLSEGADKEAVAREHAMAVQGGVTGVPFAIFAGKVAVVGAESPERITQAIDQALASAS, from the coding sequence GTGGCCCAGCAGCCTCAGACAGCCCCGCTGATCATCGACGTCGTCGCCGACGTTGTCTGCCCCTGGTGCTATCTCGGCTGGAGACGCCTGAAGTCGGCCCTGGCCCTGCGCCCCGACGTCGAGGCCAAGCTGATCTGGCGGCCCTACCAACTGGACCCGACCCTTCCCGAGGAAGGTGTCGACCGCAAACAGTACATGGCCAGCAAGTTCCGGGACCCCGAGAAGCTGAAGGCCGTCCACGCGGCCCTGGTCGAGGGCGGCGCCGAGGAGGGCATCCGCTTCGACTTCGAGGCGATCGAATTCTCGCCCAACACCAACGCCGCCCATCGCCTGATCCGCTGGGCCCTGACGGCCGGCGCGCAGGACGAGGTCGTCGAGGCGCTGTTCAAGGCCTATTTCACCGACGGCCTCGACATCGGCGACCCGATGGTGCTGGGCGACATCGCCGAAGCCGCCGGCATGGAGCGCCTGGTGGTGCTGCAACTGCTGTCGGAAGGCGCCGACAAGGAGGCCGTGGCCCGCGAGCACGCCATGGCCGTCCAAGGCGGCGTCACGGGCGTGCCGTTCGCCATCTTCGCGGGCAAGGTCGCCGTCGTCGGAGCGGAGTCTCCGGAACGCATCACCCAGGCAATCGACCAGGCCCTGGCTTCGGCGTCCTGA